Proteins encoded in a region of the Mercenaria mercenaria strain notata chromosome 1, MADL_Memer_1, whole genome shotgun sequence genome:
- the LOC123534602 gene encoding uncharacterized protein LOC123534602 — protein sequence MNTIFSVVCFAAIMALSSAHMCLINPHQRGSMMGLNKAGSDDCILLTGPCGGRAISTPTAILNPGKNTTVTLQKNLDHWAKATPGYFAVTIMQGTMMKEIGRVMDMGEPSLHLYSVEAMVPTGMTIGGAVLQATYVTNNSQAPAVFYQCADVKVEM from the exons ATGAATACTATATTCTCTGTAGTGTGTTTCGCGGCCATTATGGCACTATCATCAGCTCACATGTGCCTTATTAACCCCCATCAGAGAGGATCTATGATGGGCTTGAACAAAGCAG GATCAGATGATTGTATCTTGTTGACTGGACCATGCGGAGGCAGAGCAATCTCTACACCAACGGCAATCTTAAA CCCTGGAAAGAATACCACTGTAACGCTACAGAAGAATCTTGACCACTGGGCAAAGGCAACTCCA GGATATTTTGCCGTGACAATTATGCAGGGAACCATGATGAAAGAGATTGGCCGAGTAATGGACATGGGAGAACCATCCCTCCACCTCTATTCAGTAGAGGCCATGGTCCCAACCGG aATGACGATTGGGGGAGCTGTGCTACAg GCAACATACGTAACAAACAATTCTCAGGCTCCAGCCGTCTTTTATCAGTGTGCTGATGTGAAGGTTGAGATGTGA